From a region of the Coffea arabica cultivar ET-39 chromosome 3e, Coffea Arabica ET-39 HiFi, whole genome shotgun sequence genome:
- the LOC113736906 gene encoding protein FAR1-RELATED SEQUENCE 11-like — protein MPDIVSIVKENSENGTDSSQDDVGAIEEMPEDTILSRQTSVNLVPFIGQRFVSQDAAYEFYCSFAKQYGFSIRRHRTRGKDGVGRGVTRRDFACHRGGFPQLKPSEDGKLQRNRKSSRCGCQAYMRIVKRMDFDVPEWRITGFNNVHNHELLKSNEVQLLPAYCMISADDKSRICMFAKAGMSVRQMLRLMELEKGVKIGCLPFTEIDVRNLLQSIRNVDHDNDPIDLLKLCKEKKDKDPNFKYNFKIDASNRLENIAWSYASCIRLYDAFGDVLVFDTTHRLDAYDMLLGIWIGVDNHGKTCLFGCALLRDENMQSFSWALKTFLSFMNGKAPGTILTDQNMWLKEALAAEMPRTKHAFCIWHIISKFSDWFSTLLASQYDKWKSEFLRLYNLHSVDEFEVGWRQMMDSYGLHGNKHAVSLYALRMFWALPYLRTYFFAGMTNTIHSESINSYIQRFLSAQSAVDNFVEQVGAVVDAKDQPGGKQKMQQKVQKGLLITGSPIELHAANILTPYAFNKLQEELVLAPQYASLMVDESYFIVRHHTEMDGGCKVLWAPHDEFISCSCHHFEFTGILCRHVLRVLSTNNCFHIPDQYLPLRWREVLSASSKAPSSSSGDHPGKLHLFQSLISTLIAESIETDERLDAACEQVDFILARIKELPGPSSGTKEIPCDSPSDSLILPEVEDSDCVAQSSAYESMIKLKERRSRDGLDFYSKRRRCSFSCCGHFGHDANDCPLMGSDDLNGDGLGFL, from the exons ATGCCTGATATTGTAAGCATTGTGAAAGAGAATTCTGAAAATGGCACCGACTCTTCTCAAGATGATGTTGGTGCCATTGAGGAGATGCCTGAGGATACTATTTTGTCACGCCAAACATCCGTGAACCTTGTCCCATTCATTGGCCAGCGGTTTGTCTCACAAGATGCTGCCTATGAATTTTATTGTAGTTTTGCAAAGCAATATGGCTTCTCTATCAGGCGTCATCGCACCCGTGGAAAAGATGGTGTGGGAAGGGGAGTTACAAGAAGGGATTTTGCCTGCCATCGGGGTGGGTTTCCTCAGTTAAAACCCTCTGAGGATGGAAAATTACAAAGGAATCGAAAATCATCCCGCTGTGGATGTCAAGCTTATATGAGGATAGTTAAAAGAATGGACTTTGATGTCCCTGAATGGCGTATAACTGGTTTTAACAATGTCCACAACCATGAACTCTTGAAATCAAATGAGGTGCAGCTGCTACCAGCCTACTGCATGATATCTGCTGATGATAAAAGTCGTATTTGCATGTTTGCTAAAGCTGGGATGTCAGTCAGACAAATGCTACGGTTAATGGAGTTAGAAAAGGGTGTTAAAATTGGTTGTCTTCCATTCACTGAGATTGATGTGAGGAACTTGCTGCAATCCATCAGAAATGTGGATCATGACAATGACCCCATTGACCTTCTCAAGttatgcaaggagaagaaagacaAAGATCCAAACTTCAAATATAACTTTAAGATAGATGCTAGCAACAGGTTAGAGAACATTGCATGGTCATATGCTTCATGTATTAGGTTGTATGATGCTTTTGGAGATGTCTTAGTATTTGACACGACTCACCGCTTGGATGCTTATGATATGCTTCTTGGGATCTGGATTGGAGTGGACAATCATGGAAAGACTTGCTTGTTTGGTTGTGCACTTCTTCGAGATGAAAACATGCAATCTTTCTCATGGGCTTTGAAG ACATTTTTGAGCTTCATGAATGGTAAAGCTCCGGGGACCATTTTGACTGACCAAAACATGTGGCTTAAAGAAGCGCTGGCCGCTGAAATGCCAAGGACCAAGCATGCATTCTGCATCTGGCATATCATCTCAAAGTTTTCTGACTGGTTCTCCACCTTACTTGCATCACAGTATGACAAGTGGAAATCTGAGTTCCTTCGGCTTTATAATTTGCATTCAGTTGATGAATTTGAAGTAGGATGGAGACAAATGATGGACAGTTATGGACTCCATGGAAATAAGCACGCAGTCAGTTTGTATGCCTTGCGTATGTTCTGGGCACTGCCATACTTGAGAACTTACTTCTTTGCAGGGATGACAAATACAATACATTCAGAGTCGATAAATTCCTATATCCAACGATTTCTCAGTGCACAATCTGCAGTTGACAATTTTGTGGAGCAG GTTGGAGCAGTTGTAGATGCTAAAGATCAACCAGGTGGAAAACAAAAGATGCAGCAGAAGGTGCAGAAAGGTTTGCTTATAACAGGTTCCCCAATTGAGTTGCATGCTGCCAATATACTCACACCATATGCCTTCAACAAACTACAAGAGGAACTTGTCTTAGCACCACAATATGCATCCCTTATGGTAGATGAGAGTTACTTCATTGTCAGACACCATACCGAAATGGATGGAGGGTGCAAGGTTTTATGGGCTCCCCATGATGAGTTCATTAGCTGTAGCTGCCACCATTTCGAGTTCACAGGCATCCTATGCAGACATGTTCTCCGTGTTCTGTCAACAAACAACTGTTTTCATATTCCTGATCAGTATTTGCCCCTGCGATGGCGTGAAGTCCTATCAGCATCTTCAAAGGCCCCTTCTTCCTCATCAGGGGACCATCCGGGAAAGCTCCATTTGTTTCAGTCGTTGATTTCAACACTTATTGCAGAATCAATTGAGACAGACGAACGCCTTGATGCTGCTTGTGAGCAAGTTGATTTTATTTTGGCACGGATCAAGGAATTACCGGGACCATCGAGTGGTACTAAAGAAATCCCTTGTGACAGCCCTTCCGACTCGCTTATTCTCCCAGAAGTTGAAGATTCTGACTGTGTGGCTCAAAGTTCTGCTTATGAATCTATGATAAAACTGAAAGAGAGAAGATCCAGAGATGGACTAGACTTTTACAGCAAGAGAAGACGATGTTCATTTTCTTGCTGTGGCCACTTTGGTCATGATGCCAATGATTGCCCTTTGATGGGAAGTGATGATTTGAATGGAGATGGCCTAGGATTTTTGTAG
- the LOC113737083 gene encoding uncharacterized protein: MDAIAAAEERIVSDRLRQKLNEVNTAAQSQLSPVQDHVNFTLQQAYFKCAYECFDRRRKNEEISNCVEHCSVPVLQAQNLVESEMAKFQERLNRALMVCQDKFETAKLQRSRGDGMKDLESCVDQSVQDSVKTLPSLVDRLKTALSFSE, translated from the exons ATGGATGCCATAGCAGCCGCAGAAGAACGAATAGTAAGCGATAGATTGAGGCAAAAATTGAATGAAGTCAATACAGCTGCTCAATCCCAACTCTCACCTGTCCAAGACCATGTTAATTTCACCCTTCAG CAAGCTTATTTCAAGTGTGCATATGAGTGTTTTGacagaagaagaaagaatgaggaGATAAGTAACTGTGTGGAGCATTGTAGCGTCCCTGTTCTTCAAGCCCAGAATCTCGTTGAATCTGAGATGGCCAAGTTTCAG GAACGCCTGAATAGGGCTTTGATGGTCTGCCAAGACAAATTTGAGACAGCCAAGCTCCAACGAAGCAGGGGCGATGGCATGAAGGATTTAGAATCATGTGTTGATCAGTCAGTCCAGGACAGTGTCAAGACATTGCCTTCGCTTGTCGATAGACTGAAAACTGCTCTTTCATTCAGTGAATAG
- the LOC113736908 gene encoding uncharacterized protein produces MAGFSAFNSLAPKTKNLVVAGGLTAFVFGVYYYTMRAVGGTDELQVAIDKFEAEKRKTETQEGFAPKA; encoded by the coding sequence ATGGCTGGTTTTTCAGCATTTAATAGCCTCGCACCCAAGACCAAGAACCTGGTTGTTGCTGGTGGCTTGACAGCTTTTGTTTTTGGGGTGTACTACTATACCATGCGAGCTGTTGGAGGTACTGATGAGCTGCAGGTAGCCATTGATAAATTTGAAGCAGAAAAACGCAAGACTGAGACACAAGAAGGCTTCGCACCAAAGGCCTAA